A single genomic interval of Halopiger aswanensis harbors:
- a CDS encoding helix-hairpin-helix domain-containing protein, translating to MRVIGLDVRAQLARYGKNTSEGVAANLITQVLIYTAGAAPAVLPAFFNPENIFSVLLVAAVLTGVQFTLQYPAIGDIRPEDSLREEISRLRELIQLLVSARVVVRTDGGTRSLPRLSLPRYSGIFLGSALTIPLATLSANIVDTLFLIVVVGAISSNLGDAIGMAAYQKAMERYDREDASASTDFSPNDLEFEVDDEEVTSNQERILNRLGDIRDQLENLFDESREGPFVVAPGRMESTEAFAEKVSSYVSDTTYEQFQGTRDEILSEVDEMMNETSRLRSNFHEFADEFESRLSEIEETKATERQVEQLLDEVGDMNERVASIETSLSSQGLDLDEFDQQEVRNAFREGRWSIVPGIGDNKEKTLREELPSIEYLEQTSLGELEQIDGVGPVLAYRLKRLEEFANEG from the coding sequence GTGAGAGTTATTGGTCTCGATGTACGGGCTCAACTCGCTCGATATGGCAAGAACACTTCTGAGGGAGTCGCGGCGAATCTAATCACCCAAGTTCTAATTTATACTGCTGGTGCTGCTCCTGCTGTTCTCCCGGCGTTTTTCAATCCTGAAAACATCTTTTCTGTGCTGCTCGTAGCTGCGGTGTTGACCGGGGTTCAGTTCACATTGCAGTATCCCGCTATTGGCGACATTAGGCCAGAAGACTCCCTGCGTGAAGAGATCAGCCGTCTCCGAGAGCTAATACAATTGCTAGTTTCTGCAAGGGTAGTCGTAAGAACAGATGGCGGGACTCGAAGTTTGCCTCGCCTGTCTCTACCTAGATATTCGGGGATTTTCCTTGGGAGTGCTTTGACAATTCCCCTCGCCACATTGTCTGCTAATATAGTTGATACCCTGTTTCTCATCGTGGTTGTGGGTGCTATCAGTAGTAATCTTGGGGATGCGATCGGCATGGCTGCGTATCAGAAGGCGATGGAAAGATATGATCGTGAAGATGCTTCAGCGTCTACCGATTTTTCACCGAATGACTTGGAATTCGAGGTTGATGACGAGGAAGTTACATCAAATCAAGAGAGAATCCTCAACAGATTAGGTGACATCCGAGATCAATTAGAGAATTTATTTGATGAGTCTAGAGAAGGGCCGTTCGTTGTTGCACCCGGACGAATGGAGTCCACAGAAGCTTTCGCCGAGAAAGTTTCATCGTATGTCTCTGACACAACATACGAGCAGTTTCAGGGAACTCGGGATGAGATCTTGTCGGAAGTAGACGAAATGATGAATGAGACATCGCGACTTCGTTCAAACTTCCATGAATTCGCCGACGAATTCGAGTCTCGTTTGTCCGAAATTGAGGAAACGAAAGCGACTGAGCGTCAGGTTGAGCAATTACTGGATGAAGTCGGAGATATGAACGAGCGGGTCGCTTCGATCGAGACCTCTCTCAGTTCTCAAGGACTTGATCTCGATGAATTCGATCAGCAAGAAGTTCGGAACGCCTTTAGAGAAGGCAGATGGTCGATTGTCCCCGGAATCGGGGACAATAAGGAGAAAACCCTCCGTGAGGAGTTACCCTCGATCGAGTATCTCGAGCAAACCTCGTTGGGTGAACTGGAACAGATTGATGGTGTAGG